In Paenibacillus sp. FSL M7-0420, a single genomic region encodes these proteins:
- the lonB gene encoding ATP-dependent protease LonB, with protein sequence MELSILLMVVQLFFALVIGVYFWNLLRGQKTNKTAVDRESRKELDKLRKMRMISLTKPLSEKTRPASIDDIVGQKDGLRALKAALCSANPQHVIIYGPPGVGKTAAARVVMEEAKKNALSPFKRDAKFTEIDATTARFDERGIADPLIGSVHDPIYQGAGAMGVAGVPQPKPGAVTKAHGGILFLDEIGELHPIQMNKLLKVLEDRKVLLESAYYNSEDSNTPAYIHDIFQNGLPADFRLVGATTRSPDEISPALRSRCMEIYFRPLLPEEIAVIGRDAVQKIGLKPSPEAVEVVQQYATNGREAVNMIQLAAGLALTEGRDTLSAAEVEWVASSSQLPLRTERKIPSAPQVGLVNGLAVYGPGMGTLLEIEVSAAPALNGPGRLNITGVVDEEETRGGSRTVRRKSMARGSIENVLTVLRSMKLEPDKYDLHINFPGGTPIDGPSAGVAMAVAIVSAIRQLPVDNTVAITGEVGIHGRVKPVGGVVAKVEAAFQAGATTVLIPKENWQSLFADLGALRVIPVDTVEEVFRHLFGTDTADIRMPAVSGETFSSAPSLLKADASGESMPG encoded by the coding sequence ATGGAACTAAGTATATTGCTGATGGTCGTGCAGCTCTTTTTCGCGCTGGTCATCGGCGTTTATTTTTGGAATCTGCTGCGGGGACAGAAGACGAACAAGACGGCGGTGGACCGGGAATCGCGCAAGGAGCTGGATAAGCTGCGGAAGATGCGGATGATCTCACTGACCAAGCCGCTCTCGGAAAAGACACGCCCCGCCTCCATCGACGATATCGTCGGACAGAAGGACGGGCTGCGCGCCTTGAAGGCCGCGTTATGCAGTGCCAATCCACAGCATGTCATTATCTACGGGCCGCCGGGTGTGGGCAAGACGGCAGCGGCGCGGGTAGTTATGGAAGAAGCGAAGAAGAACGCGTTATCGCCATTCAAACGCGATGCCAAATTCACCGAGATCGACGCCACTACGGCGCGCTTCGACGAGCGCGGAATTGCCGATCCGCTGATCGGCTCCGTGCATGATCCGATCTATCAGGGAGCAGGAGCCATGGGTGTGGCCGGAGTTCCGCAGCCGAAGCCCGGAGCGGTGACCAAGGCGCATGGCGGAATTCTGTTCCTTGATGAGATTGGCGAGCTGCATCCGATTCAGATGAATAAGCTGCTGAAGGTACTGGAGGACCGCAAGGTACTGCTGGAGAGCGCCTATTACAACTCGGAGGACAGCAATACACCAGCGTATATCCATGATATTTTCCAGAATGGCCTGCCTGCCGATTTCCGGCTGGTCGGTGCCACGACACGGTCGCCGGACGAGATCTCGCCGGCGCTGCGTTCGCGCTGCATGGAGATTTATTTCCGTCCGCTGCTGCCGGAGGAGATTGCCGTGATCGGACGGGATGCCGTCCAGAAGATTGGGCTGAAGCCAAGCCCCGAAGCGGTCGAAGTTGTGCAGCAGTACGCTACGAACGGCCGCGAGGCGGTGAATATGATTCAGCTGGCTGCGGGCCTTGCGTTGACCGAAGGCCGGGATACGCTGAGCGCAGCGGAAGTGGAATGGGTCGCCAGCAGCAGCCAGCTGCCGTTGCGGACGGAGCGTAAGATACCATCCGCCCCGCAGGTAGGACTGGTCAACGGCCTTGCCGTCTACGGGCCCGGCATGGGCACACTGCTGGAGATTGAGGTCTCAGCCGCGCCAGCCCTTAACGGGCCGGGCAGGCTGAATATCACCGGGGTAGTCGATGAAGAGGAGACACGCGGAGGCTCGCGGACTGTGCGGCGCAAGAGCATGGCCCGGGGCTCGATTGAGAATGTGCTGACCGTCCTGCGCTCCATGAAGCTGGAGCCGGACAAGTATGACCTGCACATTAACTTCCCCGGCGGGACGCCGATTGACGGCCCGTCCGCCGGGGTGGCCATGGCGGTGGCCATCGTCTCTGCCATCCGGCAGCTGCCGGTGGACAACACGGTGGCGATCACCGGGGAGGTCGGCATCCATGGCCGGGTGAAGCCGGTCGGCGGCGTGGTCGCCAAGGTGGAGGCTGCCTTCCAGGCTGGAGCAACGACTGTGCTGATTCCGAAGGAGAACTGGCAGTCGCTGTTCGCCGATCTCGGCGCGTTGCGGGTGATCCCCGTGGACACGGTGGAGGAAGTCTTCCGCCACCTGTTCGGCACCGACACGGCGGATATCCGGATGCCCGCCGTATCCGGCGAGACCTTCTCTTCGGCGCCTTCACTGCTGAAGGCGGACGCTTCGGGCGAGAGTATGCCCGGGTAA
- the yihA gene encoding ribosome biogenesis GTP-binding protein YihA/YsxC: MKVNNAEFIISAVGPDQYPVDALPEIALAGRSNVGKSSLINRMINRKNLARTSSTPGKTQHMNYYLVNESMYFVDFPGYGYAKVSKTQRASWGKMVEKYMAERETLKMVLLVVDLRHPPTANDKMMFDWLKHYDLPLCVVATKADKIPKTRWPKHIKVMKQELGVLPGDSFIAYSSEIGLGKDELWELIDRHTLPTEEELPADPDDQNSGDEPQHEAPSET; encoded by the coding sequence ATGAAAGTTAACAACGCCGAATTTATTATCAGTGCCGTAGGCCCTGACCAATACCCTGTGGATGCCTTGCCGGAGATTGCTCTGGCAGGGCGCTCCAATGTAGGGAAGTCCTCTCTGATCAACCGCATGATTAACCGCAAGAATCTGGCCCGCACCAGTTCTACGCCGGGCAAGACGCAGCATATGAACTATTATCTTGTGAATGAGAGCATGTATTTCGTTGACTTCCCGGGCTATGGCTATGCCAAGGTCTCGAAGACACAGCGCGCCTCCTGGGGCAAAATGGTCGAGAAGTACATGGCGGAACGCGAGACGCTGAAGATGGTCCTGCTTGTCGTGGATCTGCGCCACCCGCCGACGGCCAATGACAAGATGATGTTTGACTGGCTGAAGCACTACGATCTGCCGCTCTGCGTAGTGGCTACCAAAGCGGACAAAATCCCGAAGACCCGCTGGCCGAAGCATATCAAGGTAATGAAGCAGGAGCTCGGTGTGCTGCCGGGAGACAGCTTCATTGCGTATTCATCTGAGATTGGACTTGGTAAAGACGAATTATGGGAACTTATAGATAGACATACTCTACCCACCGAAGAAGAGCTTCCGGCAGATCCGGATGATCAGAATTCCGGGGATGAACCGCAGCACGAAGCGCCTTCCGAGACTTAA
- the lon gene encoding endopeptidase La, giving the protein MIQNKSKGRRFPLLPLRGLLVYPSMVLHLDVGREKSVRALEKAMVEDNLILLCSQSEVNIEEPGQEDIFRVGTVANVRQMLKLPNGTIRVLVEGVERAEIIHYTDNEEYYEVMARELPEQEDVDQESDALMRSVLSQFEHYITLSKKVTPETLAAVSDIEEPGRLADVITSHLALKIKDKQEILETIDVSKRLEKLLDILNNEREVLELERKISQRVKKQMEKTQKEYYLREQMKAIQKELGEKEGRAGEADELRTQMEEKNLPERVQEKILKEIDRLEKMPASSAEGSVIRNYVDWLLGLPWSEATEDDLDIRKAEEVLDADHYGLEKPKERVLEYLAVQKLVKGLKGPILCLVGPPGVGKTSLARSIARSLNRKFVRISLGGVRDEAEIRGHRRTYVGAMPGRIIQGMKTAGSINPVFLLDEIDKMAADFRGDPSAALLEVLDPEQNNTFSDHFVELPFDLSNVMFVTTANAVHNIPRPLLDRMEMLFIPGYTELEKLQIASRYLLPKQRKSHGLAEEQLSIGDDTLLKIVREYTRESGVRNLEQQIAALCRKAAKQIVSEEKERVSILPEEIKDYLGASKFRYGMAELEDQIGTVTGLAWTEVGGDTLLIEVTVVQGTGKLTLTGQLGDVMKESAQAAFSYTRSKAEELGLAPDFHEKNDIHIHIPEGAIPKDGPSAGITIATALISALTKRYVSKHVAMTGEITLRGRVLPIGGLKEKSLAAHRAGYKKILMPKDNERDLKDIPESVRNDVEFVPVSHMDQVLKHALVDHAEDVNTGSDSDTDTEISIEAPSSVH; this is encoded by the coding sequence ATGATACAAAATAAATCCAAAGGTCGTCGTTTTCCTTTATTACCGCTTAGAGGTCTTCTTGTCTATCCCAGTATGGTTCTGCATCTGGATGTAGGCCGTGAGAAGTCCGTCCGGGCATTAGAGAAAGCTATGGTTGAAGATAATTTGATTCTGCTCTGCTCCCAGTCTGAAGTCAATATTGAGGAGCCGGGGCAAGAGGATATATTCCGCGTGGGTACGGTGGCGAATGTGCGGCAGATGCTGAAGCTTCCCAATGGTACGATCCGTGTGCTGGTGGAAGGCGTAGAGCGGGCTGAGATCATTCATTATACGGACAACGAGGAGTACTATGAGGTGATGGCGCGTGAGCTGCCGGAGCAGGAGGATGTGGACCAGGAGAGCGATGCCCTGATGCGCAGCGTGCTGAGCCAGTTCGAACACTACATCACTTTGTCCAAAAAAGTAACGCCGGAGACACTTGCTGCGGTCTCCGATATCGAGGAGCCCGGGCGGCTGGCGGATGTCATCACCAGTCATCTGGCGCTGAAGATCAAGGACAAACAGGAGATCCTGGAGACCATTGACGTCAGCAAGCGTCTGGAGAAGCTGCTCGATATTCTCAATAATGAGCGCGAAGTGCTGGAGCTCGAACGCAAGATCAGCCAGCGCGTGAAGAAGCAGATGGAGAAGACCCAGAAGGAATATTACCTGCGCGAGCAGATGAAAGCGATCCAGAAGGAGCTTGGCGAGAAGGAAGGCCGGGCTGGTGAAGCCGATGAGCTGCGCACCCAGATGGAAGAGAAGAATCTGCCGGAGCGGGTGCAGGAGAAGATACTGAAGGAGATCGACCGTCTGGAGAAAATGCCGGCAAGCTCGGCCGAAGGCAGCGTCATCCGCAACTACGTGGATTGGCTGCTTGGTCTGCCATGGAGTGAAGCCACGGAAGATGATCTGGATATCCGCAAGGCGGAAGAGGTGCTGGACGCAGACCACTATGGTCTGGAGAAGCCGAAGGAGCGGGTACTGGAATACCTGGCCGTGCAGAAGCTGGTCAAGGGTCTGAAGGGGCCGATTCTATGTCTGGTAGGTCCTCCGGGCGTCGGCAAAACCTCGCTCGCCCGCTCCATCGCCCGCTCCCTGAACCGCAAGTTCGTCCGCATCTCGCTGGGCGGCGTGCGGGATGAAGCCGAGATCCGGGGTCACCGCCGTACGTATGTCGGCGCAATGCCGGGCCGGATCATCCAGGGGATGAAGACGGCAGGCAGCATCAACCCGGTCTTCCTGCTGGATGAGATCGACAAGATGGCAGCGGACTTCCGCGGCGATCCGTCGGCGGCCCTGCTGGAGGTGCTGGACCCGGAACAGAACAATACGTTCAGCGATCACTTCGTAGAGCTGCCGTTCGACCTGTCGAACGTCATGTTCGTCACTACGGCGAATGCCGTGCACAACATTCCGCGTCCGCTGCTGGACCGGATGGAGATGCTGTTCATTCCCGGCTATACGGAGCTGGAGAAGCTGCAGATTGCCAGCCGTTATCTGCTGCCGAAGCAGCGCAAGAGCCATGGCCTTGCGGAAGAGCAGCTGTCCATCGGAGACGATACGCTGCTGAAGATTGTCCGCGAGTACACCCGCGAATCCGGGGTGCGGAATCTGGAGCAGCAGATTGCTGCCCTCTGCCGCAAGGCGGCGAAGCAGATTGTCTCAGAAGAGAAGGAGCGCGTCAGCATTCTTCCAGAGGAGATCAAGGATTACTTGGGAGCCTCCAAGTTCCGTTATGGAATGGCAGAGCTGGAGGATCAGATCGGTACCGTTACCGGGTTGGCCTGGACAGAGGTTGGCGGCGATACGCTGCTGATTGAAGTCACGGTGGTTCAGGGCACCGGGAAGCTGACGCTGACCGGACAGCTCGGCGATGTAATGAAGGAGTCGGCGCAGGCCGCCTTCAGCTATACCCGCTCGAAGGCGGAGGAGCTGGGGCTTGCCCCTGATTTTCACGAGAAGAACGATATTCACATCCATATTCCCGAAGGTGCGATTCCCAAGGACGGCCCGTCCGCAGGGATTACCATCGCCACGGCGCTGATCTCTGCACTCACCAAGCGTTATGTCTCGAAGCATGTGGCCATGACCGGTGAGATCACCCTGCGCGGACGCGTATTGCCGATCGGAGGACTGAAGGAGAAGTCCCTGGCCGCCCACCGTGCAGGCTACAAGAAGATTCTTATGCCGAAGGACAATGAACGCGACCTCAAGGATATTCCTGAGAGTGTCCGTAATGATGTCGAGTTCGTGCCGGTCTCTCATATGGACCAGGTGCTGAAGCACGCGCTCGTAGACCATGCAGAAGACGTTAACACCGGCTCAGACTCAGATACAGATACAGAAATAAGCATTGAAGCGCCCAGTAGTGTGCATTAG
- a CDS encoding non-ribosomal peptide synthetase module, translated as MAQRLAMEYVNATMQMTEFQLNQFLLTADTSYISHRVKVLGAGEQEIVLEEAGGEEVHLSFERKGGIYMGSLSCRVVNPHLINAVRKLFFMYKGTGTVNRIYKDLTMMYYYEGGSVRRISEVRPGGTKLIYQHKYSVAEMLAVYKRQSVECEIEQLRQETDRLLDLRNRSQQEAVIKEVDERLAEAAGRLFRLEA; from the coding sequence ATGGCTCAGCGTCTGGCGATGGAATATGTGAATGCAACGATGCAAATGACTGAATTTCAGCTGAACCAGTTTCTGCTGACCGCTGATACCAGCTATATCAGTCACCGTGTAAAGGTACTAGGCGCGGGTGAACAGGAGATTGTGCTGGAGGAGGCCGGAGGTGAGGAGGTCCATCTGTCTTTTGAACGCAAAGGCGGCATCTATATGGGTTCCTTATCCTGCAGGGTGGTGAATCCTCATCTGATTAATGCAGTGCGCAAACTATTCTTCATGTATAAGGGCACGGGGACCGTAAACCGGATTTATAAAGATCTTACAATGATGTACTACTATGAAGGCGGCTCGGTGCGCCGGATCTCTGAAGTAAGGCCGGGCGGCACCAAGCTGATCTATCAGCATAAATATTCAGTGGCAGAGATGCTGGCTGTCTACAAGCGTCAGAGCGTAGAATGTGAGATTGAGCAGCTCCGGCAAGAGACTGATAGACTGCTCGATCTGCGCAACCGTAGTCAGCAAGAGGCAGTGATTAAGGAAGTCGATGAGAGACTTGCAGAGGCGGCCGGCCGGCTGTTCCGACTGGAAGCATAA
- a CDS encoding spore germination protein, translating to MTQLENAGSPQEKLPDSMSAFVEGTQARLGTSTDIIYRFITLGPSSVVVVYIEGMADPQALMEAIQEDEGRFNAFSEPQPERCLELLQERTISLGKVGGITNYTEVETELLAGNSVIYIDGSTKALSAGTEALKQRSVEDAVSQSVVRGPREGFTESLRENTALIRRRIQNPKLRIEQRKLGEQTQTNVAVMYIEGNADPEVLQELRRRLDAAKLDSVLESNYVEEMIQDQRYSPFPTVYNTERPDTTASALLEGRIAILVEGTPFVLVVPALLVQFFQSSEDYYQRSDFASLVRMLRFFCFAIALLTPSFYIAITTFHQEMIPTTLLISLIGQREGIPFPAFLEAFIMEITFEILREAGIRLPKSIGQSVSIVGTLVIGQAAVDAGLVSAAMVIVVSITAIANFALPAFNVGISVRMLRFVLMVIAASFGLFGIIIALIILGLHLCSLESMGIPYMTSFAPIRWQSQKDTFIRLSRRTMKKYFGQN from the coding sequence ATGACACAGCTGGAGAACGCAGGCTCGCCGCAGGAGAAGCTGCCGGATTCTATGTCCGCTTTTGTAGAGGGGACACAGGCCCGTCTGGGTACAAGTACAGATATCATCTACAGATTCATTACACTCGGACCCTCGTCCGTGGTGGTTGTATATATTGAAGGAATGGCTGATCCGCAAGCTCTGATGGAGGCCATTCAAGAAGACGAAGGCCGGTTCAATGCGTTCAGTGAACCGCAGCCGGAGCGCTGCCTGGAGCTGCTGCAGGAAAGAACAATCTCCCTCGGCAAAGTTGGAGGGATTACTAATTATACAGAGGTAGAGACGGAGCTGCTGGCCGGCAACTCGGTCATCTATATCGATGGAAGCACGAAGGCGTTGTCTGCCGGTACAGAAGCGCTGAAGCAGCGTTCAGTGGAAGACGCGGTATCCCAATCCGTAGTAAGAGGGCCGCGTGAAGGCTTCACCGAATCCCTGCGGGAGAACACGGCTCTGATCCGCCGGCGTATCCAGAACCCCAAGCTGCGTATTGAACAGCGGAAGCTTGGAGAGCAGACCCAGACCAATGTCGCGGTGATGTATATTGAAGGCAATGCCGATCCCGAAGTGCTGCAGGAGCTGCGCAGGCGGCTGGATGCCGCTAAGCTCGACAGTGTGCTGGAGAGTAACTATGTTGAAGAGATGATTCAGGACCAGCGCTACAGCCCCTTTCCGACGGTGTATAATACAGAACGCCCGGATACTACAGCCTCTGCACTGCTGGAAGGCCGGATCGCCATTCTGGTCGAGGGTACCCCGTTTGTCCTGGTGGTTCCGGCGCTATTGGTGCAGTTCTTCCAGTCCAGTGAGGATTATTACCAGCGGAGTGATTTTGCCAGTCTGGTCCGGATGCTCCGGTTCTTCTGCTTTGCCATCGCCCTGCTGACTCCCTCCTTCTATATAGCGATTACTACCTTCCACCAGGAGATGATTCCTACCACTCTGCTGATCAGTCTGATCGGACAGCGCGAGGGGATTCCTTTTCCGGCCTTCCTGGAAGCCTTCATCATGGAGATTACCTTCGAGATTCTGCGTGAGGCCGGCATCCGTCTGCCCAAATCGATCGGCCAGTCCGTGTCCATCGTCGGAACGCTGGTGATCGGCCAAGCGGCGGTCGATGCAGGACTCGTCTCGGCGGCTATGGTTATCGTCGTATCCATTACAGCCATTGCCAATTTCGCCTTGCCTGCCTTCAATGTGGGAATTTCCGTGCGGATGCTGCGGTTTGTCCTGATGGTCATTGCCGCCTCCTTCGGTTTATTCGGAATCATTATTGCCTTGATTATTCTGGGATTGCATCTGTGCAGCCTTGAATCTATGGGCATTCCTTACATGACCTCGTTTGCCCCCATCCGCTGGCAGAGCCAGAAGGATACGTTCATCCGCTTATCCCGGCGCACCATGAAGAAGTATTTTGGGCAGAATTAG
- a CDS encoding Ger(x)C family spore germination protein: MWRKFLSILLIISLTLLTGCWSRKELNDLALVMALGIDLDPGGYAVTVQVMNPGEAGNQKGGRSGGMPVVTYQTIGRTVPDALQRMLSMTPRMLYLAHIRVLVIGEALARRGVSDVLDFISRNHELRTDFFLMVAKESKASKILEIITPFEHIPANSLYSSILVSHKKWAATGKVTLQQFITELERGGSNPVMSGVQLNGGGQNGGSVNNVDTIRPKTMIEHAGIAVFKKDRLVGWLDEPGSKTVNYVLDEVDSTVSNVSIPGGGLAGFIITRSDSKLDVRLDTQGKPEFTVKLNIEANLTTIQGKLNLNNPASIEDIQRNLEQNYDLSLTQNIRKVQQKYGADIFGFGEALHRKYPRLWRTYREHWEGSFRTVKVNVRSKIVIQRIGSVIQPLNQEMEEK, encoded by the coding sequence ATGTGGAGAAAATTCCTGAGTATCCTTCTAATCATCAGCCTTACCTTGCTCACCGGATGCTGGAGCCGCAAAGAGCTGAATGATCTGGCTCTCGTCATGGCGCTCGGCATTGATCTCGATCCGGGCGGCTATGCCGTCACCGTTCAGGTGATGAATCCCGGGGAGGCGGGCAACCAGAAGGGCGGCAGATCCGGGGGGATGCCTGTGGTTACCTATCAGACCATTGGCAGAACTGTTCCCGATGCGTTGCAGCGCATGCTGAGCATGACTCCGCGTATGCTGTATCTGGCCCATATCCGCGTGTTAGTCATCGGAGAGGCCTTGGCACGCAGAGGAGTCAGCGATGTGCTGGACTTCATCTCACGCAACCATGAGCTGCGTACCGATTTCTTCCTGATGGTAGCGAAGGAATCCAAGGCTTCCAAGATACTGGAAATCATCACTCCATTCGAGCATATTCCGGCGAACTCCCTGTATTCTTCTATTCTGGTCTCGCATAAAAAATGGGCAGCTACCGGGAAAGTGACCCTCCAGCAGTTCATTACCGAGCTTGAGCGCGGCGGCTCCAATCCGGTGATGTCCGGTGTGCAACTGAATGGGGGCGGGCAGAATGGAGGGTCCGTGAACAATGTGGATACGATCCGCCCGAAGACCATGATCGAGCATGCGGGAATCGCAGTGTTCAAAAAAGACAGGCTGGTCGGCTGGCTGGACGAGCCTGGCAGCAAAACGGTCAACTATGTCCTGGATGAGGTAGACTCCACAGTTAGCAATGTATCCATTCCCGGAGGCGGGCTTGCAGGCTTCATAATAACCCGTTCAGACAGCAAGCTGGACGTCCGGCTAGATACACAGGGCAAGCCTGAATTTACGGTAAAGCTAAATATAGAAGCCAATCTTACCACGATTCAAGGCAAGCTTAATCTGAATAATCCGGCCAGCATCGAAGATATTCAGAGGAATCTGGAGCAGAATTATGACCTCAGCCTCACGCAAAATATACGGAAGGTCCAGCAGAAATACGGCGCTGACATCTTCGGCTTCGGCGAAGCCCTGCACCGGAAGTATCCCCGTCTGTGGCGAACATACCGCGAGCATTGGGAGGGCAGCTTCAGAACCGTCAAGGTTAATGTACGTTCCAAGATAGTCATTCAGCGCATCGGTTCGGTCATCCAACCCTTGAACCAGGAGATGGAGGAAAAATGA
- a CDS encoding S-layer homology domain-containing protein has protein sequence MTLKKKLAVSTLAVSMAAASVAGFPFSSKGLAEHFGVSTASAAAVTNAGVKAKVEKIYAQLTEKERQDLLAYEKEAGNISAEIFEQIFQPVLSKLALEADDLVTAHKAFASVSSVVYDVYDKDYTAIKVIRYDEKNVDLLKRIAVKAGVKNLTADDFNEFLFGDKGVEAELRAMISNKSKTDLMNLILNASSTDDALNTLLNEAITKVLNHNTVEGGLTVSQVVYNLNITPGDIQLSLKNLKDTIPTAAPAVKALALAYVRAYINEPVTPDPGTPGGNTGGGGGGGAVVTTPVTNPTATPGVYDVSKLVTIVGNKATLKLVDADVLKAFDALVAANAGKTGLTLTLNLGTVNAATVEVPLSKAIIEAAKAKGIANIAITFNGLTVTIPVGQFSEAITLTTSTVADTTVTSLSSMKLASSVYDFELTVGGVVTSTFKQPIIIKLPLKNTEGLDRELLSVAKVVYKELQYQGGVVDGDHITEPRDGFSSYAVLENKVSFKDVASVQAWAGRQISVVAAKGAIEGVGNGNFAPKNNVTRAEFAKMLIRALNLENNSAKQSFGDVSSTAWYAPYVAVAAEKGIITGRSAAQFDPSATITRAEMATMIARAVKSQKPDAATSVSSLSKFSDAGKIAASLKDGVAFAASNNLVIGNAGKFNPNNTATRAEAAVIIYRTINFK, from the coding sequence GTGACTTTGAAGAAAAAATTGGCAGTATCTACACTAGCAGTAAGCATGGCAGCGGCATCCGTTGCCGGATTCCCGTTCAGCAGCAAGGGGTTGGCTGAACATTTTGGAGTGAGTACAGCTTCCGCAGCAGCAGTAACTAATGCAGGTGTGAAGGCGAAGGTTGAGAAGATTTATGCTCAGCTTACAGAAAAAGAGAGACAAGATCTTCTTGCTTATGAGAAGGAAGCAGGCAATATCAGCGCTGAAATTTTCGAACAGATTTTCCAACCAGTACTTTCCAAGCTTGCCTTAGAAGCTGATGATCTTGTAACTGCTCATAAAGCTTTCGCGAGCGTATCCAGTGTAGTCTACGATGTATATGACAAGGATTACACTGCAATTAAGGTGATCCGCTATGATGAGAAGAATGTGGACCTGCTGAAGAGAATTGCAGTTAAGGCTGGCGTAAAGAATCTTACGGCTGACGATTTCAATGAATTCCTGTTCGGCGACAAAGGCGTTGAAGCTGAACTTCGTGCAATGATCAGCAATAAGTCCAAAACTGACTTGATGAACCTGATTCTTAATGCTTCTAGCACTGATGATGCTCTGAATACATTGCTGAATGAAGCCATTACCAAGGTTCTGAATCACAACACAGTTGAGGGTGGTCTTACTGTAAGCCAGGTAGTCTACAACCTTAACATTACTCCAGGAGATATACAGCTCAGTCTCAAGAACCTGAAGGATACAATTCCAACAGCCGCGCCAGCAGTGAAGGCTCTTGCTTTAGCTTATGTGAGAGCTTACATTAACGAGCCTGTAACACCTGATCCTGGAACCCCTGGTGGCAACACTGGCGGCGGTGGCGGTGGTGGCGCTGTAGTAACAACTCCAGTTACGAACCCTACAGCTACACCAGGTGTATACGATGTATCCAAGCTGGTAACGATTGTAGGCAACAAAGCAACCCTGAAGCTCGTAGATGCTGATGTACTGAAAGCCTTTGATGCACTGGTTGCAGCTAATGCCGGTAAGACAGGTCTTACGCTTACCCTGAACCTGGGTACAGTGAACGCGGCAACAGTAGAAGTGCCATTGTCCAAAGCAATCATCGAAGCAGCCAAGGCGAAAGGCATTGCCAACATTGCGATTACTTTCAACGGCTTGACTGTAACGATTCCAGTAGGACAGTTCAGTGAAGCTATTACACTGACTACTTCCACTGTAGCAGATACAACCGTAACATCCCTGTCCAGCATGAAGCTGGCATCCAGCGTATATGACTTCGAACTGACTGTAGGCGGTGTGGTTACATCCACCTTCAAGCAGCCAATCATCATCAAGCTGCCGCTTAAGAATACAGAAGGCCTTGACCGTGAACTGCTGTCCGTTGCGAAGGTAGTCTACAAAGAACTGCAATACCAGGGTGGTGTTGTAGATGGTGATCACATCACTGAACCGCGTGACGGCTTCTCTTCCTACGCTGTACTGGAGAACAAAGTCAGCTTCAAGGATGTTGCAAGTGTTCAGGCTTGGGCTGGAAGACAGATCTCAGTCGTAGCAGCCAAGGGCGCTATTGAAGGCGTAGGTAACGGCAACTTTGCTCCGAAGAACAATGTGACTCGTGCAGAATTCGCCAAGATGCTGATCCGTGCACTGAACCTGGAGAACAACTCCGCGAAGCAGAGCTTCGGTGATGTAAGCTCCACTGCCTGGTATGCTCCTTATGTAGCTGTTGCTGCTGAGAAGGGCATCATTACTGGACGCAGTGCAGCCCAGTTCGATCCTAGTGCAACGATTACCCGTGCGGAAATGGCAACGATGATTGCCCGTGCCGTGAAGTCGCAGAAGCCAGATGCTGCAACTAGTGTCAGCTCCCTGAGCAAGTTCTCCGATGCAGGCAAGATCGCTGCTTCCCTGAAAGACGGAGTAGCCTTCGCTGCCAGCAATAACCTGGTTATCGGCAACGCCGGCAAGTTTAACCCTAACAACACAGCTACACGTGCTGAAGCTGCAGTAATTATCTACCGTACAATCAACTTCAAGTAA
- a CDS encoding tyrosine-protein phosphatase has product MIDIHSHILPFMDDGAADYDAALAMALDAHNDGITTVVATPHHANGVYMNPAPEIEAAVRVLNAKLQEAGNPLVVLPGQEIRIYGELLDDLERGQLLTLAGSRYILLEMPSSRVPRTMEETCHELVIQGMVPVIAHPERNAEVAADPSKLLRLIELGALGQVTAQSIAGVFGSKLQKLSLELCRQHAVHIIASDAHDSMHRPFGLSEAYGVVRRELGEESFDFFQHNARDILANKEIIRVNPIQSTSKRHRLFGFFSRKG; this is encoded by the coding sequence ATGATAGATATCCATAGCCACATTCTACCCTTCATGGATGACGGAGCCGCTGATTACGACGCCGCTCTCGCCATGGCGCTTGACGCCCATAACGATGGTATTACAACTGTAGTGGCTACCCCCCACCATGCGAACGGAGTCTATATGAATCCGGCCCCGGAGATTGAAGCGGCGGTGCGGGTGCTGAATGCGAAGCTGCAGGAGGCAGGCAATCCGCTGGTCGTGCTGCCGGGGCAGGAGATCCGGATCTACGGAGAGTTGCTCGATGATCTGGAGCGCGGACAACTGCTGACGCTTGCCGGTTCCCGGTATATTCTGCTGGAGATGCCCTCTTCACGGGTGCCCCGCACGATGGAAGAGACCTGCCATGAGCTGGTCATCCAGGGAATGGTGCCGGTTATCGCCCACCCCGAGCGCAATGCGGAGGTTGCTGCCGATCCGTCCAAGCTGCTGCGGTTAATAGAGCTTGGCGCCCTGGGACAGGTAACCGCACAGAGTATAGCCGGCGTCTTCGGGAGTAAGCTGCAGAAGCTGTCGCTCGAATTATGCCGGCAGCATGCCGTGCATATTATTGCATCGGATGCGCATGATTCTATGCATCGTCCCTTTGGATTAAGCGAAGCTTACGGGGTGGTGCGGCGGGAATTGGGAGAAGAATCATTCGACTTTTTTCAACATAATGCGCGCGATATCCTTGCAAATAAGGAGATTATTCGAGTTAATCCTATTCAATCTACCAGCAAACGTCATAGATTGTTCGGATTTTTCTCTCGTAAGGGGTGA